From Pseudomonas hefeiensis, one genomic window encodes:
- the grxC gene encoding glutaredoxin 3, with translation MTHVVVYSSDYCPYCSRAKFLLKNKGVAFEEIKVDGKPQLRAEMTQKAGRTSVPQIWIGSTHVGGCDDLFALDRAGKLDAMLKA, from the coding sequence ATGACCCACGTCGTTGTCTATTCCAGCGATTACTGCCCCTATTGCTCCCGAGCCAAGTTCCTGCTCAAGAACAAAGGCGTGGCTTTCGAAGAGATCAAGGTCGACGGCAAGCCGCAACTGCGTGCCGAAATGACTCAAAAGGCCGGACGCACCTCCGTGCCGCAGATCTGGATCGGTAGCACCCACGTGGGCGGTTGCGATGATCTGTTTGCCCTGGATCGCGCCGGCAAGCTCGATGCGATGCTCAAGGCCTGA
- a CDS encoding tRNA (cytidine(34)-2'-O)-methyltransferase: MFHVILFQPEIPPNTGNVIRLCANSGCHLHLIEPLGFEMDDKRLRRAGLDYHEYATLQRHADLASCLESLGHPRLFAFTTKGSRPFHDARFVAGDAFLFGPESRGLPGEVLDALPADQRLRLPMREGCRSLNLSNTVAVAVYEAWRQNGFA; the protein is encoded by the coding sequence ATGTTTCACGTCATCCTTTTTCAACCGGAAATTCCGCCGAACACCGGCAACGTCATCAGGCTGTGCGCCAACAGCGGCTGCCACCTGCATTTGATCGAACCATTGGGCTTCGAGATGGACGACAAGCGCTTGCGCCGTGCCGGCCTCGACTATCACGAGTATGCCACTCTGCAGCGCCACGCCGACCTCGCCAGCTGTCTGGAAAGCCTGGGGCATCCGCGACTGTTCGCCTTCACCACCAAGGGCTCGCGGCCGTTTCATGACGCCCGTTTCGTCGCCGGCGATGCATTCCTGTTCGGCCCGGAAAGCCGTGGCCTGCCGGGCGAGGTACTGGACGCCCTGCCCGCCGACCAGCGTCTGCGCCTGCCGATGCGCGAGGGCTGTCGCAGCCTGAACCTGTCCAACACCGTGGCAGTGGCGGTTTACGAGGCCTGGCGGCAGAACGGTTTCGCCTGA
- a CDS encoding rhodanese-like domain-containing protein — MVAHLIEFATNHYLLVGIFVVLLALLVAHTMQGGGRSLSTGELTALVNKDTGVVVDIRPSKDYAAGHIVGAVNIPQDKLIARIGELEKHKAKTLILVDAQGQHAGTHARELMKSGFTAAKLSGGVASWKADNLPLVK; from the coding sequence ATGGTTGCTCACCTGATTGAATTTGCCACTAACCACTACCTTCTCGTCGGTATCTTCGTCGTACTGCTGGCGTTGCTGGTTGCCCATACGATGCAGGGCGGCGGCCGCAGCCTCAGTACTGGCGAGCTGACGGCACTGGTCAACAAGGACACCGGCGTGGTGGTAGACATCCGCCCGAGCAAGGATTACGCCGCTGGTCACATTGTCGGCGCGGTGAACATTCCTCAGGACAAACTGATCGCCCGTATCGGTGAACTGGAAAAGCACAAAGCCAAGACGCTGATCCTGGTGGATGCCCAGGGCCAGCACGCAGGCACTCATGCCCGTGAACTGATGAAGTCCGGCTTTACCGCCGCCAAGCTGTCTGGTGGCGTTGCAAGCTGGAAAGCCGACAATCTGCCCCTGGTGAAGTGA
- the gpmI gene encoding 2,3-bisphosphoglycerate-independent phosphoglycerate mutase, with translation MTTTPKPLVLMILDGFGHSDSHESNAVYAARKPVLDRLGATVPNGLISGSGMDVGLPDGQMGNSEVGHMNLGAGRVVYQDFTRVTKAIRDGEFFENPTICAAVDKAVAAGKAVHFMGLLSDGGVHSHQDHLIAMAELASKRGAEKIYLHAFLDGRDTPPKSATSSIKLLDSTFQALGKGRIASIVGRYYAMDRDNRWDRVAQAYNLIVDGNAEFNAATAQEGLQAAYERGESDEFVKATTIGEPVKVEDGDAVVFMNFRADRARELTRVFVEDDFKEFERARQPKLAGFVMLTQYAASIPAPSAFAAGSLENVLGDYLAKNGKTQLRIAETEKYAHVTFFFSGGREEPFPGEERILIPSPKVATYDLQPEMSAPEVTDRIVDAIKNQRYDVIVVNYANGDMVGHSGVFDAAVKAVECLDTCVGRIVEALEKVGGEALITADHGNVEQMSDESTGQAHTAHTTEPVPFIYVGKRNFKVRDGGVLADVAPTMLMLLGMEKPAEMTGTSILV, from the coding sequence ATGACTACCACGCCTAAACCTTTGGTCCTGATGATTCTCGACGGCTTCGGTCACAGTGACAGCCACGAATCCAATGCCGTGTACGCGGCCCGCAAGCCTGTGCTGGACCGTCTGGGGGCCACCGTGCCGAACGGCCTGATCTCCGGCAGCGGCATGGACGTTGGCCTGCCCGACGGACAGATGGGCAACTCCGAGGTCGGCCACATGAACCTCGGCGCGGGCCGCGTGGTGTATCAGGACTTCACCCGTGTGACCAAAGCGATCCGCGACGGCGAATTCTTTGAAAACCCGACCATCTGCGCTGCTGTGGATAAAGCCGTGGCGGCCGGTAAAGCCGTGCACTTCATGGGCCTGCTGTCCGATGGCGGCGTGCACAGCCATCAGGATCACCTGATCGCCATGGCCGAACTGGCCTCCAAGCGCGGCGCCGAAAAAATCTACCTGCACGCGTTCCTCGATGGCCGTGACACCCCGCCAAAAAGCGCCACGTCGTCGATCAAACTGCTCGACAGCACTTTCCAGGCCCTCGGCAAGGGCCGTATTGCCAGCATCGTCGGCCGCTACTACGCCATGGACCGCGATAACCGCTGGGATCGGGTGGCCCAGGCCTACAACCTGATTGTCGACGGCAACGCCGAGTTCAACGCTGCCACCGCCCAGGAAGGCCTGCAAGCCGCCTACGAACGGGGTGAAAGCGACGAGTTCGTCAAAGCCACCACCATCGGTGAGCCGGTCAAAGTCGAAGACGGCGACGCCGTGGTGTTCATGAATTTCCGCGCCGACCGTGCCCGCGAACTGACCCGCGTGTTTGTCGAAGACGATTTCAAGGAGTTCGAACGCGCCCGCCAGCCGAAACTGGCCGGCTTCGTGATGTTGACTCAATACGCCGCCAGCATCCCGGCACCGTCGGCCTTCGCCGCCGGCAGCCTGGAAAACGTGCTGGGCGATTACCTGGCGAAGAACGGCAAGACCCAACTGCGCATCGCTGAAACCGAGAAGTATGCCCACGTGACGTTCTTCTTCTCCGGTGGCCGTGAAGAGCCCTTCCCCGGCGAAGAACGCATCCTGATCCCGTCGCCGAAAGTCGCCACCTATGACCTGCAACCGGAGATGAGCGCCCCGGAAGTCACCGACCGCATCGTCGATGCCATTAAGAACCAGCGCTACGACGTGATCGTGGTCAACTACGCCAACGGCGACATGGTCGGCCACAGCGGTGTGTTCGACGCCGCGGTCAAAGCCGTGGAATGCCTGGACACCTGCGTCGGGCGCATCGTCGAGGCGCTGGAAAAAGTCGGCGGTGAAGCGCTGATCACCGCCGACCACGGGAATGTCGAGCAAATGTCCGACGAGTCCACCGGCCAGGCCCACACCGCCCACACCACCGAGCCGGTGCCATTCATCTATGTCGGCAAGCGCAACTTCAAGGTCCGCGATGGCGGCGTGCTGGCTGACGTGGCGCCAACCATGCTGATGCTGTTGGGCATGGAGAAGCCGGCGGAGATGACCGGGACGTCGATCCTGGTCTGA
- the secB gene encoding protein-export chaperone SecB has product MTDQQNTAASEEETAPQFSLQRIYVRDLSFEAPKSPAIFRQQWEPSVGLDLNTRQKALEDDFHEVVLTLSVTVKNGDEVAFIAEVQQAGIFLIKNLDAASMSHTLGAFCPNILFPYARETLDSLVTRGSFPALMLAPVNFDALYAQELQRMQQEGAATVQ; this is encoded by the coding sequence ATGACTGACCAACAGAACACAGCTGCCAGCGAAGAAGAAACCGCACCGCAATTCTCCTTGCAGCGCATTTACGTACGTGACCTGTCCTTCGAAGCCCCGAAAAGCCCGGCGATCTTTCGCCAGCAGTGGGAACCTAGCGTCGGCCTGGATCTGAACACCCGCCAGAAAGCCCTGGAAGATGACTTCCACGAAGTGGTGCTGACCCTGTCGGTCACCGTGAAGAACGGTGACGAAGTGGCATTCATTGCCGAAGTGCAGCAGGCCGGGATCTTCCTGATCAAGAACCTGGATGCCGCTTCGATGAGCCACACCCTGGGTGCGTTCTGCCCGAACATTCTGTTCCCGTACGCCCGCGAAACCCTCGACAGCCTGGTGACCCGCGGTTCGTTCCCGGCCCTGATGCTGGCCCCGGTGAACTTCGATGCCTTGTATGCGCAAGAACTGCAGCGCATGCAACAAGAAGGCGCCGCAACCGTTCAGTAA